The following nucleotide sequence is from Novipirellula galeiformis.
GCTCAGCGGTGGAACCTTGCAACACGCTGAACTTTGTCCGTGGCGTTTGCCGCACAGTCACTTTGCTCCCGACCCGCACCCCTTGATCACCCTTTGGGCTGGCCCGCTCCTGGGCTGTGCGATCCCCTTGGCATTTGCATTGGCGATTGGAAAACCGTCCACCTGGTTGGTCGCGAACTTCTGTGTTCTTGCCAACGGTGTCTACCTTGCGTTGGCTTGGTATTCGGGGGCCCCGTTTCTCGACACCCCGCGACTGCTGGCGGCCGGAGCTTCACCGCTTTCGATTGCCGCTTATTGCGCCGTGACGATCGGTTGGGGCTATCCCGCATTGCGAGCCAGCATTGTTGACATTGTTTTCCCGAAACGGGGCGAAGGTTCCGGCAAAGACTAAGTCGAATCGCCTTCACGCATCTCGTAATGCGAGATGGCATTCCGAATGCAATCTTTGGCAACCGACTCGAGCAACGCGGATTGCTCGACGAGATGGGCGTCGTTGAGGGAGGCGAATTTGGTCGCACTCCCTGTGGGGAGAGCCATCACGGCAATGGAGCGGTGACGGGTCGGGCGCGACCACTTCCGCTGCTGCGTTAACGCTGCTTTAAAACAACATCAAAGCGATCGCGGCGGCGGTGAGCGAACCACCGATGTAGCGACATGTCGTTGCAAAAGTCTCGTTGGAACGAGATCGTTCAACCCAACGCCCGGTCGCAATCACGGCAAGCATCACGCCGAGTGACGCAGCGATCAAGCCGCTCGCGTATAACGCCACTGCGGAGCTGCCGGTGAGTTCGCTGAAATGAGCACTGCCGTGGAAAAGTCCAAAAACGGTAATCGCCGTTAGCAAAAAGCGAGGCAGCGTGCGATGTAAAGCCAACGTGAAACCGCCGATCAAGACCGTTGCGACCACCATCGTTTGAGCCATTGGGAGAGACCAACCGAGTGCTGCAACTCCGCCGCCAACGACGCCCATCAAGAGGAACGCAGCGGGCACGGCCCACAATGCACGCCCTCCCAGGCGAACGGACAAGACCGCAACCGCGATCAACGACAACAGGTGATCGATGCCGGTTAATGGATGCAGCAAGCCGTGAACCAAACCACCCAGTTCCTGTCCCGCTAAACCATGACCGGCGGGGCCGTGTCCGGGATGGGCAAACGCGATCGAAGGCAGGCTGATCACAACAACGACCGCGGCGAACGGCAACAATCGATTCATCTTTCAAATTTCCTGGTAGGTAGATTTCCATTTCGCAGCATGAAAGTAGGGTCCACGCTTGGCGTAGTGTATGCCAAAAGAAGCGGCGCCGTACATTGGGCTTGGGGGGCCTCGCTCACGCGGGGAGGTACGCTCGTCTTTTTCGCAATTTGTGCCTTGCCACTTTCCTGAAAACCATCCTGAAAACTAGAGGGAAATCGATCGCGGCGGCCTCCTCGGTTACTCTTTTCCTTCCGCCTTAAGGTATTCAATCACTTTGGCTTCGAGGACCGACGCACGCATCCCCACTTGCTTCGCTTCGTTGCGAGCCTCTTCCACACTCAGATTGTCTTCCATGACACGGTAAGCCATCCATACCGGGCCCACGCGTCCGGCGACCGCGCAGTGCACCAACACCCCGTTGTCCTCCTTTGCGGCGCGCATCAATGCCAGACTCTCCTCGAGCATTTTCGGGGTCAAATCGTCCGGTCCTTGGATGGGAAGTTGAACAAAACGGAGCCCCGCAGCCTCGGCAACCTGTTTTTCGTCCCAGTCCAACTCAATCGTCTCACGCAATGAGAGCACCGTGGTAATCCCATGCTGCTTTAACTTGGCAAACATCGCTTGATCGGGCTGCCCCGCCAACACAATGTTGCCAAAGCGATGCACACGTTCTGTATTGCCCAGTTCGTATGCTTCGAGTTTCACAGGGGCTGGTGAAGTTTTAGACGTGCTTGTCGACGCCCCCTCCTGGGCGAGCAAACGCGTGCATGGTGAGAGTCCAAGAACGGATAGCGTGAAGGTCACGATCGCAGCAAGGCATCCAAAGCGAACTGTCATGATCTTTAATTTGCTCATCAAAGTAGGGGGGATGCGAAATCAAATTCACTCGGCTTCGCGGGGCTTTTAAAATTCGGGGCTTTCAAATTTCGTGGTGATCAAGTTGAGGCGACATGATCGCTCACAGCCAATCACCGTGTAGCATATCAGGAATTCCAGTGGGGTTCGATTGTCGATCGCAGCCATGCCAGCGGAGCGATATCCCAAACCGTCTGCGCGTCCCCGTTTGGGTAGCCGCGTTTCAGTAGCCGCGTTTCAAGACCCAGCGGGTGGCATGTTGGACTAATTGGGTGGCATTGTCGACGTTCAATTTACTTTTGATGTTCTCTTTGTGTCGTTCGATCGTCTTGACGCTGAGGAACAACGCGTCGGCGATTTCACGCGTGCTGCGGCCATTTCCAATCTGTTCAAAGACCTGTAATTCACGATTGGTCAACGATTCGAGACCTTGCATTGTCGCGGGCTTGGGATCACCTAGGCGGCGACGAATGAGGTTCTTTGTCACCGATTTGCTGAAGAAAAAGTCGCCACCCAGCAACGCGTGAATTCCTTCGATCAGCTTCTCGGGGGCTTCCTCTTTGTTGATATAGCCATGCGCTCCGGCGGCCAACACACGGTGTGCGAACAAGCTCTCGTCGTGGGCCGAGATCACCAAGATTTTGATCGCAGGACAGATTTTGATTGCCGATTGAACCAAGTCCATGCCGCTGCCCTCTTTGAGCGTCAGATCGACGATGACAAGGTCGGGGCTTTCACGAGAAAGAAACATGATTCCCTCTTGCTCGTTGCTGGCCAATCCACACACTTCCATGTCGGGTTCTTGATTGATCAGTTGGGAATAACCAAATCGGACGATGCCGTGATCGTCGACGACGACAATTCGGGCGGCGGGGGAGATCGTTTGATTCATGATTGGCAATTCCTTTGGGGGATGGTCAAGGTGACGCTCGTTCCCTGGTTGGGAGCCGTGTCGATTTTTAATTCTCCACCGATCGACTCAGCGCGATATCGCATGATTCGCAGCCCGTGGGCGCTGGTTTTGTGTGCAGGTCCGGTGAAGGTGAACCCGACGCCGTCGTCTCGGACCGTCATCGCAAAATGATCCATGCTGCGAAGCTCGATCACAATTTGATTTGCTTGGGCATGCTTGATTGTATTATGGACCGCTTCACATGCGATTTGATAGATCACCAGTGCAACGGAATCGTTGCACACGAATCCTTCGTCGAATCGATGATGATCAACGTCGCATTTCAAATGGAAACGATCCACCGTATCGGCGGCAAGCCCGTGTAGCGTCGGTAGTAGATCAACAGACTCGATCGGGCTTGGCAGCAGACCATTGGACAGTCGGCGTACGTCTTGGTGAGCCTGTTTCAAAATATCACTGAGGTGTTTGACATTTTCAAATTGAGACTTCATCTGCTCCGGTAGGCTGCGACGAAGGGTTTCGGCAATCAATGCTCCCCCGGTCAATTGCTGGGCAATCCCATCATGCAGCTCACGACCGATGCGTTGCTGTTCAGCGATCGCGATATTAGCGGCGATTGCTTCGAGCCGCTTGCGGGCGATCAGATGGCCAAGTTGAATTCCGATGTGGGGTAAGATTTCTAAGAAAAAGTGATTTCGGGAGAGGACGTGATCGGAAAGGAATTCCATGACGGCAACGATCTCGCCGTCGACGGTGATGGGAAACGCGATTGCGGCGCGAAAGCCGACGTCGGAGATGCGGTTTAAGAGCGGATCGAGAGTGGCATCTTCGACCCACTGAGGTTCATTGGTCTGCAGCACCCTCCCGATCATTCCTTGGCCGCTCGCAAAGCGTAGGCCGCCGCGAGTCTGCTGGAAATCGCCTAGCTTTTGGAGCGATAACGCAGCGTCCTTTCGCACATGCCATAATCCCGTGCTTTGCATCTGCCCGCTATCGTCGTCCGCCAAACGCCACACATGCCCGACCAACCATCCGTTGTACTGAGTGATTTGATCGAGCGTCACTCGCATTGCCATCTCGACCGTTTTGGCTTCATTGGCGATACGGGTGATGTGTTGCAGAAGCTCGCGTAATTCGTTTCGTTGGATTGCTTGCTGTTCAAGCGTTTTGTTCAGCTCGCGGGTACTTTGCTCAGCCGCCTTGCGTTCGGTAATGTCGAGCAGCATGCCCACCGCAAAACGTGGTTGCAACTTCCCCTCTTCGTCAATCGCAAGCACTTTGCCACGATTTTCGAACCAGCGTATTTCGCCATTGCTGCGCACGATTCGAAACTCGGCGTGATAACCGTCCTCGTCGCATTCACGCAGCGACTTGTTGAGATGGCTTTGGATGAAGGCGCGGTCTTCGGGGTGGATGAGCTGTCGTAGTCGCTCCAGGTTAAGCGGCTCATCAGGTCCCACTTGAACGATCGATCTCAATTCTTTGGACCAATAAATCTCTTCGCTCACCACGTCATAGGAGTACCAGCCCAATTTCGCCGCCGTCGATGCGGCACGTAGTTTCTCTTCGGCTTGTCGCAGTTCCGTTTCCACCCGCTTGCGTTCGCCGATATCAACGCAGTGCATGACGATGGTGCCATCTTCCAACGTGCAACCCGATTGGATCATCCAAAATTGTGAGCCGTCCTTACATAAGCACTTCATCTCATACGGCCCCACGTGGCCGCTTCGACGCACCGTCTCAAACAACGCCTCCATCGGCTTGCTCCACTCCGGCGGTGTCAATCGTGATGACGTCAGCGATCGTGTTTGCACGTCCTCGCGGGAGTAACTGGTTCGCTGGAGAAACCAATCGTTGCAATCCAAGAGCGTTGCATCGGCCGCGTAGAACAGAATGCCAATACCGTCCACACTCAGCGCGCGACGAAAACGTTCCTCGCTCGCAATTGTTCCTCACGTTGTTTTCTCGCTGTAATGTCGATCATTGTCACGACAACGCCTCCCACCTGATCCCCATTCAACCGGTAGGGAATGACGCGACGCACGAAACAGCGGCCGTCACGACAATCGACTTCGTTTTCGATCGGCTGCAATTCGGCAAGCACTCGCTCACATTCCGCGGTCAAACTCTCATCTTGAAAATCGTGCGCGAGTTCACTCAGTGGTCGCCCCTTATCCGTATCTCGAATCCGCACCAACGACTGAGCCGCTGGCGTGAACCAGCGGATGGTCAAGTCGATACCGAGGCAGATCGTGGGGATCTCGGTTGCGGAAATTAAGTTCTCCAAATCGGCATGCTTTCTTTCCAACTCCTCGACTTTGGAGCCTAACAATTGGTTGGTCGTTGCCAGTTCCTCGTTGAGCGATTGCAACTCCTCTTTGCTGGTTTCAAGCTCTTCGTTCGTGCTTTGCAATTCCTCATTGACACTCATCACCTCTTCATTGGAAGCCTTGTACTCTTCATGCGAGATTTCGAATTGTTCCAAAGAGCTTTGCAGTTCATCTTTCACTGCCGATAACTCATCCTCCAAATGGCGAATCGTCGACTCCGCCTCGGCGCTGAAGGGGCCCAGTACAGGCTCGTCGGGATAAACCGAGCTGGACGATGGCGGCGGCGAAGCTGAGGGTTCTTGTTCAGCGGCATTGTCGGTTGGCTCACGGAAAATGATGAGCGCAAGCGTTTGCTCGTTTTCATCGTCGTGAAGAGGGCGAACTTCGATGTCCAATTCCCCCGAGTTCGTTCCCTGGGCCAGCCGACACGACAGTCGCACCGGTTGCTGCTTTGCGAACGACCTTTGCACCGCTTCCTGCAAACGGGATCTCAAGTCACGCCGCAGTTTGCTGAGCAAATCATCGTTAGGGACCCCGGAGGTGTGTAAGAGAAACGGATTGACGTCGCCGTTGATATAAAGGATGCGCCAGTGGCGATCGATTAAGATCGCGCGAGGAGCCACGAGGTCGAATAATTTGTGCTGAATCAAATGGGTCACTTTCTGATCGCGCCGGGGCAACGAGGATAAACGAGGAGGATTGCGGCGCACGCTGCCAGTGGAGATTGGTAAGGGAATGCCTTCGTCCGGAATGGAGCCGATTCTACGAAAAATTCGCTGTTTCTTCTTTACCGTCTCGAACCGGTTCTGTTGACGTCCCACCGTTTCCGCGGTGCCCAGCATCAAGTAACCAGATTTCCGGAGCACAAAGTGAAACAACTTGATGACCTTCTGTTGCGTTTCTGGATTGAGGTAGATCAAAACATTGCGACAACAAACCAAGTCGAGTTGGGAAAACGGAGGGTCGGAAATCAAATTCTGGTCCGCAAAAATCACCGTCTCACGCAGCGTTTTATTGACTCGGAATGGACCGTCACCCTCCTCCGAATCGAAGTAACGCTGGAGTCGCTCTGCGGAGACGTCGCTTTGGATGCTGCGAGGGTAACGCCCGATCCGAGCGTACTGAAGCGCGGCTTTGTCAATATCCGACGCGAATACCTGCACGGTACAACGCTTGTGTTGGGTGCGAAGTTCATCGAGGATCAGCATCGCGACCGTGTACGCTTCTTCCCCAGTGGCACAACCGGGAACCCAAACACGAACGGCATTGTCCTTTATGATGGCGTCGTCGTTGGAGTCCAGGTTGTCCGTTTTGTTGGCCACGATCTTGTGGATCACATTGGTTGACAATTCATCCCAGGCTTCGCGATCACGAAAAAAGTCGGTGACGCTAATCAGCAAGTCCTTCGCCAGTGCTGTGATCTCGTCGGGATTCTGTTTGAGATAGGCCAAATAGGTCTCGATATCCTCAATCTGATGCAGACACATTCGTCGCCGCGTTCGCCGTACCAGCGTGGCGTCTTTGTAGTTGCGAAAGTCGTGATTGTCGTGGTCTCGCAGCAGGGAGATCATCGCGTACAGCGAGTCGGACGATATCGCTGGCGTTGGAGCGTCCTGTTTCGTGGAGGATACTTGTTTCGTGGGTGAGTTTGGTTGCGGCGCTAGCGGCGTGCTCGGCTGAAGGTACGAATGCTGAGCGAAACGGGCAATCGCCGCTGGAATTTCCTGGGGGGATAGCACTCGATCGACCACTCCCGATGCAATCGCACTCTCGGGCATCCCTGCAAATTCAGCAGTGCTCGGTTCTTGGACGATCACGAAACCGCCTGCTTCCTTGATCGCCTTGGCACCGCGTGTTCCGTCGCTGCCGGTTCCCGACAGGATGACGCCGATGGCGCACCGCGTTTGGTCCTTGGCAAGTGATTTGAAAAACAGGTCGACCGCGACCGGAGTGGTCCGCCCCCCTTCTATTTCGGTTAATTGCAACCGACCTTCCTGTATCCCCAGATAGCTTCCCGGCGAGATGATGTAGACGCAGTTGGGCCGCACCAAAGTCTCTTCGTGAACTTGACGCACCTCCATGGTCGTATACTTCGACAGTAGGGAGGGGGCGAGACTCGGCTTGTCACGGGCTAGATGCAGGATGATGACAATGGCGAATTCCGGACGCTCGGGCATCGCTTCGAGCAGTTGACGCAAGGCGTCCAAACCGCCTGCCGACGCACCGACCCCCACAATCGGAAAATGATCAGCCTGTTGCGTTTCCGCCGTGGCGATGGCGATGGCGGAGGCGGTTGGGGATTCGTCCTGGCTACCCGGCGGTAACGAGTCGTCAGCGGATGCCGATGAAGTCTTTTTCTTTCGTTTTCTCGTCACGACGATTCCAAGTAGGAGCTAATCAGAGGACGCAAATCCCGGTTCAAAATTCTGGTTTAACGCTGTTCCCTTTGATTCGGACCATTCGGGATGGCGTGTCGCCAGCGGGGGGGCGACTCGATCGCGTCTTTCCTCGTGCATGATTCTACCATCCTGCGCGCGAACCCGGATGAGGCATCTGACGACTGGTTATTGCTGCAATCGGTTTGCTAACAACGGATTACCTGAGCGAATTTGAAAGCGAGTGCATGCCTTAACCCTCCGCCTTCGGTTGGAACGTGCGCTATTGCCGTATTCGCAGCAAATCGCAACCCCAAGCGTTAGGCGAGCGACCGGGGCAAGATTGAGACTCCCTCGCTGGCGCTGCGGTTAGGAAAACGTGCAACCTCTAAACTTGACTCGCCGGGTTGTGAATAGTCTAGGTGTGGGGCACCGTTCTCGATTGCCAAGAGAGTTACACGCACTGGGGGATTCCCCCAGAGTGAGATTGGGGATTCTCTACTATTGCCAGATAAGCGAGATGGTCAAAATCGGGAGATCAATGAGGACTTTTCTATTGAATTTGGCAAATACCTCGCCCTCAATCGCATGTAAGTGGAGCCTTACCTGCGATCCAATGAAATGGATTGCAACTACCCCAGTTCGCCAATTGAACGAATTCATTGACCTAGAGTGAACGCGAGCTAAATTCAAGTCGGATTCAATCGAGAGTCTCGAGCGATTCGCGACATTTGTCCGGAGCAAGATCAAGGCCCCGGAATCAACCACAGGAGGTTAATTGTGTATACCGACGATAGTAAAGAATGTCTAAGTGGCGGTGCCATTGATGATTTGCATCGTGTTGCAGCAGCGTTGGAAGCACTGGAACTCCAGATGAGCGTGCTCAGTGTAAAGATGCATTACGATCAATCACCCCATTCCCCACAGGCGATGGAGTTGACTCGCAAGGTCGCCGAGATTCACCGACAGCTTGACAATGTGCTGACGTTTGGGAGTTAGGTCTTCGCGTCGCAAAGGAAATTTTGGTTATGGAACTGCGAGATCAAAGACTCACAAGTGTACTGGATGATCTTTTGTGCATGCAAAACGACCTTTCGATGCTTGGAGTGAATCAGACGCACGATGACGAGAGTCGTCGCGTTTTCAAATGGGTTACTGACTCGATGCATGCACGCAACGGTTCATTGTCCCTAGAGCACGAATTGGGAACGATCGTCGAAATGATCGTGCCGGAATTTTCGGACTCGTGCTGCATCGACTATTTTGCGTCTAGTGGATGCACACGACGTTTTGCTGCTTATGGGAGTGATGACTTGCTGTTGGCGACACCGATCCGGTCGCTGACGCTCGAGTTGGATCCCTCGCGACGATTCAAGGTCGCGTTAGCCGATGGCGTTAAGTTTTTGGGGGTAATCGAATTCACGCGTTCGCCCGATCACCGTTCTTTCTCGTCGGTTGAACGACTTGGCGCAAGCGTTTTTGCCAGCCGCATCTCGGCGAATATAACGAACGTGCTAAGCTCGCTTTAAGATGCGTCGGCGTTTCCGCGAAAGGTCCGCAAAAGGATTGCGAATGGATGGAGTTCCGCTTGCATCCCTTCGGTAATCCAAGGCAAGCCAACTCCTGCTGAGCTAAGTGGGGTAATCCCGCTTCACGTAACGGACCAACGATGCAACGGGCCCAACGATGGCAACGGGACTACGATGGCAATGGGCCTACGATGCAACGGGCCCGCTGGTAAGGCAATCGGCGGTCGTCACGGTAACGCCAATACCAATCACCAATAGGTTTGATAGCGCAAACG
It contains:
- a CDS encoding DUF1501 domain-containing protein, encoding MRDGIPNAIFGNRLEQRGLLDEMGVVEGGEFGRTPCGESHHGNGAVTGRARPLPLLR
- a CDS encoding HupE/UreJ family protein; the encoded protein is MNRLLPFAAVVVVISLPSIAFAHPGHGPAGHGLAGQELGGLVHGLLHPLTGIDHLLSLIAVAVLSVRLGGRALWAVPAAFLLMGVVGGGVAALGWSLPMAQTMVVATVLIGGFTLALHRTLPRFLLTAITVFGLFHGSAHFSELTGSSAVALYASGLIAASLGVMLAVIATGRWVERSRSNETFATTCRYIGGSLTAAAIALMLF
- a CDS encoding phosphatase domain-containing putative toxin; this translates as MSKLKIMTVRFGCLAAIVTFTLSVLGLSPCTRLLAQEGASTSTSKTSPAPVKLEAYELGNTERVHRFGNIVLAGQPDQAMFAKLKQHGITTVLSLRETIELDWDEKQVAEAAGLRFVQLPIQGPDDLTPKMLEESLALMRAAKEDNGVLVHCAVAGRVGPVWMAYRVMEDNLSVEEARNEAKQVGMRASVLEAKVIEYLKAEGKE
- a CDS encoding response regulator transcription factor — encoded protein: MNQTISPAARIVVVDDHGIVRFGYSQLINQEPDMEVCGLASNEQEGIMFLSRESPDLVIVDLTLKEGSGMDLVQSAIKICPAIKILVISAHDESLFAHRVLAAGAHGYINKEEAPEKLIEGIHALLGGDFFFSKSVTKNLIRRRLGDPKPATMQGLESLTNRELQVFEQIGNGRSTREIADALFLSVKTIERHKENIKSKLNVDNATQLVQHATRWVLKRGY
- a CDS encoding sensor histidine kinase, which codes for MDGIGILFYAADATLLDCNDWFLQRTSYSREDVQTRSLTSSRLTPPEWSKPMEALFETVRRSGHVGPYEMKCLCKDGSQFWMIQSGCTLEDGTIVMHCVDIGERKRVETELRQAEEKLRAASTAAKLGWYSYDVVSEEIYWSKELRSIVQVGPDEPLNLERLRQLIHPEDRAFIQSHLNKSLRECDEDGYHAEFRIVRSNGEIRWFENRGKVLAIDEEGKLQPRFAVGMLLDITERKAAEQSTRELNKTLEQQAIQRNELRELLQHITRIANEAKTVEMAMRVTLDQITQYNGWLVGHVWRLADDDSGQMQSTGLWHVRKDAALSLQKLGDFQQTRGGLRFASGQGMIGRVLQTNEPQWVEDATLDPLLNRISDVGFRAAIAFPITVDGEIVAVMEFLSDHVLSRNHFFLEILPHIGIQLGHLIARKRLEAIAANIAIAEQQRIGRELHDGIAQQLTGGALIAETLRRSLPEQMKSQFENVKHLSDILKQAHQDVRRLSNGLLPSPIESVDLLPTLHGLAADTVDRFHLKCDVDHHRFDEGFVCNDSVALVIYQIACEAVHNTIKHAQANQIVIELRSMDHFAMTVRDDGVGFTFTGPAHKTSAHGLRIMRYRAESIGGELKIDTAPNQGTSVTLTIPQRNCQS
- a CDS encoding chemotaxis protein CheB — protein: MTRKRKKKTSSASADDSLPPGSQDESPTASAIAIATAETQQADHFPIVGVGASAGGLDALRQLLEAMPERPEFAIVIILHLARDKPSLAPSLLSKYTTMEVRQVHEETLVRPNCVYIISPGSYLGIQEGRLQLTEIEGGRTTPVAVDLFFKSLAKDQTRCAIGVILSGTGSDGTRGAKAIKEAGGFVIVQEPSTAEFAGMPESAIASGVVDRVLSPQEIPAAIARFAQHSYLQPSTPLAPQPNSPTKQVSSTKQDAPTPAISSDSLYAMISLLRDHDNHDFRNYKDATLVRRTRRRMCLHQIEDIETYLAYLKQNPDEITALAKDLLISVTDFFRDREAWDELSTNVIHKIVANKTDNLDSNDDAIIKDNAVRVWVPGCATGEEAYTVAMLILDELRTQHKRCTVQVFASDIDKAALQYARIGRYPRSIQSDVSAERLQRYFDSEEGDGPFRVNKTLRETVIFADQNLISDPPFSQLDLVCCRNVLIYLNPETQQKVIKLFHFVLRKSGYLMLGTAETVGRQQNRFETVKKKQRIFRRIGSIPDEGIPLPISTGSVRRNPPRLSSLPRRDQKVTHLIQHKLFDLVAPRAILIDRHWRILYINGDVNPFLLHTSGVPNDDLLSKLRRDLRSRLQEAVQRSFAKQQPVRLSCRLAQGTNSGELDIEVRPLHDDENEQTLALIIFREPTDNAAEQEPSASPPPSSSSVYPDEPVLGPFSAEAESTIRHLEDELSAVKDELQSSLEQFEISHEEYKASNEEVMSVNEELQSTNEELETSKEELQSLNEELATTNQLLGSKVEELERKHADLENLISATEIPTICLGIDLTIRWFTPAAQSLVRIRDTDKGRPLSELAHDFQDESLTAECERVLAELQPIENEVDCRDGRCFVRRVIPYRLNGDQVGGVVVTMIDITARKQREEQLRARNVFVAR